The genomic region gagaaagagaaattgcAAACGAGAGAGCATGAACGATTAGATTATGTTTTAAGAATTTGTCCAGAGTACGATTCATCGAGACAGAATCGTTGTTCGATTCGATCGATCGAAGCAATAATTTCAATTGAATTCAACGCAGGCTTACATTTCAGTGTCTTATGTTCCGCGTCGGTTCTACAGACGTTTTAAGAACAATTTGTTTGGTCGTTCGTCTAGAAGAACCGTTCTATCTTTTGTTCCGgatcattattattttcttctcgatgaacaattgaaacgaGAGTTAGCACAAACACGAACGATGCGACGTTCGGATGAACGAAGAGAAAAGACTGCAACGGAAAAAAGAAACGGTTTCTTTCGATACTGTCAGCGAATCTCTAATGGACAATCGCATTTTTCTTTTCTAGAAACGCATCGATTTCGAACGCAACGCATTTCGAAACTGGTAGAATCTCGCGCGACCTTGGACCGATTAATTGCACATGTTAAACATTTACGCCATATCAGATTGCACCTACCTCGAAATTTCAACAATACATATCTTGATTCTTGTATATCCGTATACAGCTATCCGTACCTGAGAAGGTGTACCGAGTACTGCTACTATTTTTTAATTACCACACTAGTTGTTTGATTTCGACGAACTGTTCACGAATCTATACTGAAAACAGAAACGAAATATGTAATTTCATCGTTTTAGTTCGTTCGGTTAGAGTTGTGAGTTGTCAGACAACTCGATCAATGGATGCGATCGatgcatatacatataatagaaaGAGAATGCAACGTTGATCGGCAGATCGACAGCCGATAAGGTGTACGGCGAACGGTAGACGATAAACAATAGACGAGATAGACTGTAGACGGTAGCTTAGACAACTACTGTAGAAAATCGCGCGTTCGAGTGAAAGGTAAAACACGTGCACGTGTATATCGAATAGCGCGGAAACGTCGCATCGACCGTCGAGCTCTCTGATCTCGTTACAATTAGTTTTCATTGAAATTTCCTAACGAGTGCTTTCATTGTTCCAGAAGGCTTTACTTACACGGGAGAAACACCTCGAAACGCCGaataaacgaaacgaaacgaacgatcgaacgaacgGAAAGTTGTAattctaaaaaaagaaaaaaatagattTGATCGTTTTGTTCTTGTTCGGCGCACGAGGCGACAAAAAAAAGAGGTATTATACATATAGCGAATGTTATGATAATAGGAGGAATGCGTAACATTCGTTCAGCTATTCTTTCGTTGGGAGAGACGAAGGATGCGTGCTACATTCTCTATATTAGCGAATTCGAATACAGTTGTCGATAACAGTTTCTTTGTACATAttctagtaaaaaaaaaaaaaagggtaCGAGGAGAAAGGAAAAGGAGATTTTTATACCGTGTAAATTAACAGGTTGGAACGCGATTGCGCGCGTCCACTAAATGCGTAGTCGAATCGTACGTGTTACGATTTTACGCTTCACGATTCACGATTTACGAATGTACCATGTACCATTGTACCATGTGCGATTCACGATTTACGATTTACGATCTACGATTTACGACTGTGAACCAAGTCGGCGAACCATGTCGTCGAGCACCAGATGCAAATTCTCATTCGTTCGATTCGACTCGTCTGGCAAATTTCTTGGATTAGCCGTATTGCAAACGATCAATATTAATTCGACAGAGAGAAATTTGAAACAACGCGCGCATCAGTTGCAATTTGTTCTTTCATATCAGAAATGCCTTTCGTAGCCTTCGTATAGGCGAAACAATGCGTACATTGCGTACGTATATTGCGTACATATATAAGTGTCGCTTCTCGTTTCATGGGATTCACAAGATATCGATGGAATGATAAGGAAGGACGATTCTATGGTCATGGTTAGCACTAGGTTTTGTAGCGAGCTGCGCGAGAGGGTCGATACTATTTTCGATGCGGTCGAAGGAAGTTTGATTCTCCTTGAAATCTATTCCTTCTTTTCGGTAAAAAAATCGTTGCGTTGCGTTGCGTTGCGCTGCGTTGCGTTGCGTCGCGCTGCGTCGCGTTCCGTTGCACTGCGTTTGCATTGCGCTGAGTTGCGTCGCGTTACGCCGCGTCACGTTGCGTTACGTTGGTTGCACCGTCTTATAATGGCCCACCACCGAATACATCGGGACGTCAGAACAGATTATTCGAGGCCTTTGATAAATATAAACTGTATCATTTAGTCGCAAAGCAGCGTCAACGTTTTTCGACGCTACACTGTCAACGAGATGGCTATTTTTCGGCCCCCCAACGTGCTAAACGAACAGACGTACAACCGAGAGTAGTGAAATGTTATCAAAACCAAAGTTAAATCGTTGTAGCGTACTTACAGCCGATGTTAACGGTActacaattaatataattactattactactattactattactactactactactattactactactactactactactattactactactactacaactgctactactactactactactactactactattactactactactattactactactatcactactactaccactactactactactaccactactactactactactactactactactactactgctactactactactactaccactactactactactactactactactactactgctactactactactactactactactactactactactactactactactactactactactaccaccactactactactgctactactactaccactactgctgctgctactactactactactactactactattactatacctactactactactaccactactatacctactactactactactactactactactactactactactactactactactactactactactactgctactactactactactactactactactactactactactactactactaccactgCTACCACTCCTACTCCTACTATTACTGCTAAAACTAcaactactactactgctactattacactattactactactactattattactactactactactactgcaaCTACGACTACTACTACGACTACGACTACTACTACGACTACGACTACTACTGCAATACTTCTACTAGAACCATCACGACGACCATCACCACCACCACAATCACCACTAATACTACTACTGACTGCtgctactgttattattatcaatattcttGCTATTACTAGcattcctcttcttcttcgttttcttcttatcatttttattattattatcatcattgtTATTGCTGTCGATAGATGTCGCGTAATACGTATTGTTATTTAGATTAGAGAATTCTTACGCATATTTTCAATTTGTGTATAATCTAATTTCGAAGAATAGTTTCACTTATTAGCTCTGGTTTAATCAACTCGTTAATCTTCTTTCAATATCTCTCATTTTCCACACACACAAACGtaaacatacacacacacacatcaatATACATACGAGGCACTTTAAAACATTTACATGCACAAAAATTCGTATACATAGAAATACAAATGCCGATGCAGATACCAATACGAATACCGATACAGATACCGATAtcgatacagatacagataccgATAtcgatacagatacagatacagataccgATACCGATACCGATACCGATAGATACAGATACAAATACCGATACCGATACCGATACTGATACCGATACCGATACTGACACCGATACCGATACTGATACCGATACCGATACCGATACCGATACCGATACCGATACCGATACCGATACCGATACCGATACCGATACCGATACCGATACCGatagatacagatacagatacagatacagatacagatacagatacagatacagaaacagagacagagacagagacagaggcAGAGACAGAGGCAGATACAGAGACAGAGGCAGAGGCAGATACGGAGACAGAAGCAGGTACAGAAACAGATACGGATACAGAGACAGGGACGGATACAGGCACATATGCAGATACAAATACACATGCAGATAAACACACAGagacacagagagagaaagagagtgtgagagagcgaaaaagagagaaagagagagagagaacacacgcgtatagagagaaagagagcgagagagagagagagagagagagagagaaatacacACACGCAAacacattatacatatacagttATGAAACAAAAGCAAAGAGCTTCTAGGCTCAAGATCCATACCTCGAGCCCTCTCTTGGTATTTTTCTATCACTCAACCTTCGTTGCGTTATCTTTAACAAAGTTGAATTATCGATTAAAGAGAGGGTCTTTTACTCTAGCCAGTGTTCTATTCGATCCAAAGTTCTATGGAATTGTTGTTCTCTCGTTAATAAAAGATccgaaaaaaaaggaagaaacacGGTTCAGCACGTATACCCAAACTTAATTTCCTTTCggagaaaacaaaaaaaagaaaaaagaagaaatttgTACAGAGAAAAGCGGTGTCGCGTAGTCATTTCTTCCCCGTACGATCGTATCATCAAACACCCATTTTCTTCGATTACTGGCAAGTTCGCGTACGTATAGATCGATTCCGAATTTCCGAATCCAAGATTCTAGTCACAACACCCTACAGCGCAAGTGTCTTTTTGCGTAGAATGCTCTCGTATGAATGTTAGCTATGTATGCATTTTCTATAAAGGCAATCCTCATGCACGCACGCAACACGCATTTTCACATTGCATTGTCATTGTACCAAAAGCGAATACTTTTTGTAAATAAATGTACTAATGTTGGTAGCTCGTCTCTTTGCTTCGTAAAATCGAGAGAGTCGCGATCGAATTGGCCGTTGTTTCGTTATCAAACCACCGCTCACCGACATTATCTTCGCAACTTTCACACTTGACCTTTGCGTTATTCGACCCCGTTTCCCCTACTTGCCGTCGACTCATTAATTTCTTTTTCGGCTGGTATAAAGCACAAGCTCCGCTGGCCTGCAAGCTGGCGCAACGTGTGCACGTGTTCGAAAAAAAATGTTCGAGAACGCATTTCCAAAACGTGTTCCAAACGTGGACACGGTGGTGCCTGTATTCTGCACAGGTGGACAGATGTTCCGCGAACGTGAACGCGTGTCGGCCACCCGATAATTGCGACAGCTTTTCAATTCTTTGCATGATCCTGATCATTCCAATCGTTCATTGACTACTCGATCCAGACGTCGAAGCCGACCAACCGGAAATCGTGTTCGGCCAAGGACAAGGATGTGGTCGGTAAGCGAAAGCCcacgtacatatatatttatgcgACAACGAAAAATCGGTTCTCCTCTCGGATCTCGTGTTCGGATCATATTGACTGACATTTTCAAATCCAAATCCGAGTAGGCAAACAAGGCTGAGATCCTGCCGACGTGCACTACCGATCGACTAAGACTTCGATTTTTCAAGTGACCATCCCAAGCGACTTTCAAAAAGCGTCTTTCAAAGCGATTTCGTCGCGTAGCATTGTCCATTTCACTTGCTTCCCCTTCGATCGAGCGAATTGTATTTCGAAACCTAACAACGATGCAATAAGAATCGTCGCGGCACCGCAAATTACAGtcattgtaaaagaaaaaaaaaaagtagcTCGACACAACTACTTATAGTGACAGCAATAAAggtacaataaaaatatatttacaacAACGAAACTACCTCTCGGCATTTCTCGATTCCCATTGCTCTCCTTCGATCCTCGGCAGAAACCGTAAACGCGTACATTCTTATGTCAAGAACGTAATAAAAAAGAAACCTGCTTTCGCAACATACAGTGACGGactaaagtattcgtacaccatttaaaacgcaataacatttttaaaactgaactacgtgaatgtttctttttttttaatttcaaaggAACTAGATtgctattttttttaaattttgctattatttggaataacAAAAGCAGATTAAAGAAACGctgattttttaacttttttatctttgcgtattaaaaaatgcgttttgtagatctcggtaactcatGTACACGGTGACAATTTTATCGAAGCCACTTAACGCAGAGTCAAGCTACAGGCATCGAAAGATGTAAACATCTGCAGATCTCTGACTGTTATCAATCGAAAGTGTTAAAAAGCgcgacaaaactgcgatttcaaattttttaaattttgttataggctcaaataaaaaaacgagagtttcttatttttttgtcattccacgcaataacaaaattaaaaaagtagTAGTTTAATCTTTAAAACTAGTTCctcaaatttttaattaattagttCCTCTAatattaaaacaaaaatcaaGTCTTTTAGTCCACTTTGAAGAACGTTGTTGCGTTTTAAAACATGTACGAATACTTTAGTCTGTCACTGTatttgaaatttaaaataaagcgTCACTGCCCGCGTTCTCGCGTCCTCGCTCGACGAAACCAATCAGGAGCAGCCGAATATAAGTGCAAATACGATTGGTTGAAGTTAGATTGTTAGATAATCGGTCGCTTTGAATGGTTGGCTAAAAAAGTATGTCGCGCAGGGATGTCCAAGGGAGACTAACGGGAGACAAAACGAGGGTCCCCACGATTTTATTTCCCCCTCGTAGTGCACATTCCTCCTACTGTCTAAATACATGCATACATATTTATCACGGCATACgcgtacatatgtatgtacgtatcTATCCTAATCTAGCTATCTAACTCTAGCTTTAGCTATCGCATCGAGTAGTACTGTTACGATAGCCAACGACCGCAGCGAATTctacaaaatttttttaaatctgtTATGTCACGCGCGAGACACGGGTATCGTAGAATATGAAATAAGAACTGGTTGTGCAACGATTCACGTTGAATAATTCGACCATTTTGTTCTTTACCGTTCGCGAGGCGAGACAGAAAGTACATAGCACGAAGCACGAGGGTTTTGACACGATGCGAATTGTATGCTGCATTAATAAGGGCAAAGGTGTTTCATAAGAATTAGCCTATCGACCTTGAGGTTCTCTAGTTCTATCGTTCCGTGTTCGGTTCGTGGCCAACCCTGTGTCGAATTAATCTTGAATCAGAATCAGAGGTCTTGTCGTCGAGACCAAAGAGACTGAACGAGAGTTACGAGCAAAACTATATACGATCGATTGAAAATTGAAACGATTGCACGCTCGAAGGTTGCTCAAACGATTTACGGTTTACGGCTTACGATGATTCCGGTAAGTATAGTTGTAGGAACTCGGGGGGACAGTTGACGTTCGACATGTAAAAGACAAGTGTTCACGCTCATCGTTTTCCAACGAATTGTCAAACAATTGTTGCAATTGTTTTTAGTCTGCCGTCCGAAGTATCGTCCGTCGTTCGTTCTCCACGTCAAAATGGAGTGGTGCGCAGCAGGTGAGGACATTCTCGATTTATTAATTCTTCTGCCAAACATAACCTCAACCTTTTCACATCGTACCGTGCATTTCTTGCGCTCGCTTTGCTTCTTATTCCTATAATGATTATATTTTTCTGTAGAATTGATTGTCTCTTCGCGACCTACTCTCAACTATTTTCACTGTGTGCAATAATCTTTTGTTTCGGATAAGCGAATTATCGTTGTTTCGCGCATCGCTTGCGCTGCACGTTGAAGGACACCAAAGGTCATTCGTTTTCAATTCTAACAGTTTCGCAATAAATTTGTCAAATTCTGACGCGCGGTCACGTTTCTTCGCGCGAACGTGGATTTGCCGCCATAAAACTCGAAATATTCACaatactcgttagtttctctcATGTATTCCGTTTCCCCAGATGACCGTACGAGATGCTTTGAATTCAGCCCTGGATGAGGAAATGGAGAGAGACGAGAAAGTATTTTTACTCGGGGAAGAAGTAGCTTTATATGATGGTGCTTACAAAGTGTCTAGAGGTTTATGGAAGAAGTATGGAGATAAGCGCGTCGTAGATACCCCCATTACCGAAGCAGGATTCGCTGGGATCGCTGTTGGTGCTGCCATGGTAGACCAAATTCGAATTCAGTATTTGTTTCATAAAGCGACGTCGTATTGTACTGGGAAAATGTTTTAGGCTGGTCTACGCCCTGTCTGCGAGTTCATGACATTCAACTTCTCGATGCAAGCAATCGATCAGATCATTAATTCTGCTGCAAAAACGTTCTACATGTCTGCCGGCAGAGTAAACGTTCCTGTTGTCTTTCGTGGTCCTAACGGAGCAGCCGCGGGTGTGGGTGCGCAACATTCACAATGCTTCGGCGCCTGGTACAGTCATTGTCCTGGCTTAAAAGTGGTATCGCCTTACACCAGCGAGGATGCAAAAGGTTTACTAAAGGCTGCTATTCGAGATCCCGATCCTGTCGTCGTACTAGAAAATGAAATCTTGTATGGGATACAGTATCCCATGTCGGACGAAGCTCTGTCGAAAGAATTTGTTCTGCCTATTGGTAAAGCAAAAATTGAACGAGTTGGAAAACATGTTACCATGGTGGCACATTCCAAAGCGGTCGAGCAAGCGCTCGAAGCAGCGAATGAACTTGCAGGAAAGGGTATAGAGGCTGAAGTAATAAATCTTCGATCTTTGAGACCGCTGGATATAGACACGATCGTGCAGTCGGTAACAAAGACAAATCACATTTTGACCGTGGAACAAGGTTGGCCGCAGTGTGGTATCGGTGCGGAAATCAGCGCAAGAATTTCCGAAAGTGAGTCTgaactgtatatgtatattattatcttGCTGTATTATCGTAGTTTCGATCACGACCGATAACGATTCGTTCTTAAAATTACAGGCGAAGCGTTCTACCACCTCGATGCCCCTGTAATTCGTGTTACGGGTGTCGATACACCCATGCCTTATACAAAAAGCTTGGAAATCGCTGCACTGCCACAAATGAGCGACATAGTGTTTGCTGTGAACAAAATACTTGGCGTATCAGAGTAACTATTTCTAGAAATTTATAGGTAAAATTCAAATTTCCCTTCAAGTTGACCGATCCTGCCAATTTCTTACTCACCATCTTCAACCCGTTCCTTGATTTAGCGTCCTCTAGATTCCTTGCTAGGTAAAGAGAGCATGTAGCGGAGAGTAAGTACaaagttaaataataataagaagaaaaattatagaaatttaTGTTTAAGCAACTCCGGAACTTTCGCGCATATAGAAAGTGAaacgtttatttgttaattGGTTTCTAGTACATGCAAACATACTTGTGAATACCGTTAACGTACATATacatagtatatactatatactctACACTATATACTATATGCATACATGTATATGATGTGATATACGTATGAACAGTAATACCTACGAtggaatatttaaattataatgtaGATCCAAATAACAAATCAACATTACGCGTCGCGGAACGTACGCAATGGACGTTGATAACATGAAAGAATTGTAAATTATTGGCGTGTATGAAATGAGCGTGTAAACGCTGCATTTGTTTATCGATTATTTATTACTGAAACGTAATAAATTGCAATGTACATAAAATCCGTCTATACTCTTTCATCTGTAATGATTAACTACCCGTCGATGCTAACCATATTTATTTTTTGCACAGTGTCGTCATCCCCTGCCGATAGTCATGGATGATACATACGTAATAAACAACATGTTATGACAGCCATGTAGCGTTCGAAAGCGTCCTTCAATCCTCCGTCCCTGAAAAAATTAAACGTTCAATTCGAATGGGACAAGTGGCGCGCATTTGCTTTTCAGGTTCTTGCATCTCACCTCAGTACAGGCATATCTAACCCGCATTGAGTATAAATCGTTAGAAAGTTCTTAAGATCCGTGTGACTACAATTGCTCTGGCGCCACGGTTCCACGCATTTCTCTACCAGTTCTAAAAAGAAGAACCTTAGGTCTCTGGAGCGATGAAGATTACATCCTAATCCCAATATCGCTCTGGAGTACGAACGGAAATTGTTCTCCACTTCTCGTTGGCTACGTTCCGGAAGTATGGATTCCAGTTTGCTACATACAAAACTGCAAAACAAACGTCGCAGGAAACAATTCATTTTCTTAAGATTTGATTGTATCGGTCATTTCGAAGATCGAATAACATACCGTTTGTGGTCTACATTGCTTTCCAAGAATAACCTACAGTCTGCCAATGCGAATAGAAATTCTCTGTCCAAATCCGTATCGAAGTATTCGGAGCCTACGCAGCGATATGTCCACCGAGACATCATACTATTGGCGCAATGATATAAATCCGGGAACGTTAGAAATTGCAGcttccttttgttcatttcgaatCTGAGACAAGCGATGAATACCACAGCCGCGTATCGCCTAAGGGATCGTaagtatttattaattaataatgggACGATCGAGGTGGTGCGGCAGTAATTTGTGATTTTCGAGTTCTTTTTACTTGGCAAGGTCTTCGGATAGTAAAAAATGTTGCTCGATATTGGCGACCAAGGAGCCTGGCAAATCCTCGACGATCTTGCATACTCTTTTCACATTGTCGTACTGTCTGCGGCAGCTTTTCAACGTCATACCCGTTTTCTCCGATACTTCGTCCATATCTTTTCTACTTTTCGAGGATAATTTTTTGCCCAACAACTCTCTGATAACAATGTCGTCGAACTCATAGTACCTATCAAACGTCAAC from Megalopta genalis isolate 19385.01 chromosome 3, iyMegGena1_principal, whole genome shotgun sequence harbors:
- the Pdhb gene encoding pyruvate dehydrogenase E1 beta subunit produces the protein MIPSAVRSIVRRSFSTSKWSGAQQMTVRDALNSALDEEMERDEKVFLLGEEVALYDGAYKVSRGLWKKYGDKRVVDTPITEAGFAGIAVGAAMAGLRPVCEFMTFNFSMQAIDQIINSAAKTFYMSAGRVNVPVVFRGPNGAAAGVGAQHSQCFGAWYSHCPGLKVVSPYTSEDAKGLLKAAIRDPDPVVVLENEILYGIQYPMSDEALSKEFVLPIGKAKIERVGKHVTMVAHSKAVEQALEAANELAGKGIEAEVINLRSLRPLDIDTIVQSVTKTNHILTVEQGWPQCGIGAEISARISESEAFYHLDAPVIRVTGVDTPMPYTKSLEIAALPQMSDIVFAVNKILGVSE
- the Fibp gene encoding acidic fibroblast growth factor intracellular-binding protein, which produces MLSEVDVFISNYTLVDPEIYQLWVDGHSSSDAVNILHQRGICHQTNAPIELVASDILDHYRTYALLEKLLHTPTKLASEQIAFQIEPQTSQMLIEMYYEFDDIVIRELLGKKLSSKSRKDMDEVSEKTGMTLKSCRRQYDNVKRVCKIVEDLPGSLVANIEQHFLLSEDLAKRYAAVVFIACLRFEMNKRKLQFLTFPDLYHCANSMMSRWTYRCVGSEYFDTDLDREFLFALADCRLFLESNVDHKRFVCSKLESILPERSQREVENNFRSYSRAILGLGCNLHRSRDLRFFFLELVEKCVEPWRQSNCSHTDLKNFLTIYTQCGLDMPVLRDGGLKDAFERYMAVITCCLLRMYHP